One part of the Mesorhizobium sp. M4B.F.Ca.ET.058.02.1.1 genome encodes these proteins:
- a CDS encoding GtrA family protein, which translates to MDLLAALLTMLVVLLVNAYSGFPELTNNGGDNDSMLRMVEVRDLLSGQGWFDLHQYRMGPEGGFVMHWSRLVDAPLAAIILAASALTGSAAVAENVALVAWPTLLFGAAVFYLTRAARSFAGERAVLPAVVVGAAALHFIGIFSPGAIDHHNVQLTLTMASLSLLLEAPTSRSAALFSGLCAALTLAVGMETAPYVATIGAAVALLFIVDRSGEGRIARDFGAGFAGVSALVFVTTIPASAWGQAQCDAFSIVQFAIAALAGAGLAVVASIDAAGRTRLRRIVSVGLLAAALAAVVLLLFPQCLAAPYANLDPRLKELWLDHVDEAQSLFVLLVYNPARVAARYATPLMGMVLLALRLRQGGWRRQDTLVGVLLVVAFIVSAWQVRGSTFSVAFAVIPLSAWIARWRERVEASPSPRTSLRMAAAWLLSVNALWAGTATAVSSAFEIGKANDEVADTNCENKASFASLARLPGTTVLAISNLGSPILAYSAHRVFAGPYHRNIAGNLLALDAFLGSPADARRIVESHHVGLVAVCRGSTESQLLAETAPKGFLAGLVDGSVPEWLEPVAGTRGAPIEIYRVRQGD; encoded by the coding sequence ATGGACCTTCTGGCGGCGCTGCTCACTATGCTGGTGGTGCTCCTGGTCAACGCCTATTCCGGATTTCCGGAACTGACCAACAACGGCGGTGACAATGACAGCATGCTGCGAATGGTCGAGGTTCGCGATCTTCTCTCCGGCCAGGGCTGGTTCGACCTGCACCAGTACCGGATGGGGCCGGAAGGCGGCTTTGTCATGCATTGGTCGCGGCTGGTCGACGCACCGCTCGCCGCCATCATCCTTGCAGCCTCGGCACTGACGGGCAGCGCCGCCGTCGCGGAGAATGTCGCACTGGTTGCGTGGCCGACGCTGCTCTTCGGGGCCGCCGTATTCTACCTCACCCGGGCCGCGCGCAGCTTTGCCGGCGAGCGGGCGGTGCTGCCCGCGGTGGTCGTCGGCGCTGCGGCGCTGCATTTCATAGGCATCTTTTCCCCGGGTGCCATCGATCATCACAATGTCCAGCTCACGCTGACCATGGCTAGCCTCAGCCTGTTGCTTGAGGCGCCGACAAGTCGGTCCGCGGCATTGTTTTCCGGCCTTTGCGCCGCCCTGACGTTGGCGGTCGGCATGGAAACCGCCCCCTATGTCGCGACCATCGGCGCCGCTGTTGCACTGCTCTTTATCGTCGACAGGAGCGGCGAAGGCCGGATCGCGAGGGATTTCGGCGCCGGCTTTGCCGGTGTTTCGGCTCTCGTCTTTGTCACCACGATCCCCGCATCCGCCTGGGGCCAGGCGCAATGCGACGCCTTCTCGATCGTGCAATTCGCCATCGCCGCGCTTGCCGGGGCCGGTCTTGCGGTGGTCGCGTCGATAGACGCCGCCGGCCGCACGCGCCTTCGGCGTATCGTATCGGTCGGCCTGCTCGCCGCGGCACTCGCCGCGGTCGTCCTGTTGTTGTTTCCGCAGTGCCTGGCGGCTCCTTATGCCAATCTCGATCCACGCCTCAAGGAATTGTGGCTCGATCACGTGGACGAAGCTCAGTCGCTGTTCGTGCTTCTCGTCTACAACCCCGCCCGGGTGGCTGCTCGCTATGCCACTCCGCTGATGGGGATGGTGCTCCTGGCTCTTCGCCTGCGCCAGGGCGGCTGGCGCCGGCAGGACACCCTCGTCGGCGTGCTGCTTGTCGTGGCCTTCATCGTCAGCGCCTGGCAGGTGCGTGGCTCGACTTTCTCGGTTGCCTTTGCCGTCATCCCGCTTTCGGCATGGATCGCCAGATGGCGCGAGCGGGTCGAGGCCAGCCCTTCGCCACGCACCTCGCTTCGCATGGCGGCGGCCTGGCTGCTGTCGGTGAACGCGCTCTGGGCCGGCACCGCCACGGCGGTGTCATCGGCCTTCGAGATCGGCAAGGCCAATGACGAAGTCGCCGACACGAATTGCGAGAACAAGGCCTCGTTTGCATCGCTCGCCCGGCTGCCCGGCACCACTGTTCTGGCGATCTCCAATCTCGGCTCGCCTATCCTCGCCTATTCCGCGCACCGTGTGTTCGCCGGTCCCTACCATCGCAACATCGCCGGAAATCTGCTGGCGCTCGATGCTTTCCTGGGGTCCCCGGCGGATGCGCGAAGGATCGTCGAAAGCCACCATGTCGGCTTGGTGGCCGTCTGCCGCGGCAGCACTGAAAGCCAGCTTCTCGCCGAAACGGCACCCAAGGGCTTTCTTGCCGGCCTGGTGGACGGCAGCGTGCCGGAATGGCTGGAGCCGGTGGCGGGAACCCGCGGAGCTCCGATCGAAATCTACCGCGTCCGCCAGGGCGACTAA